The DNA segment GCTAATAATAAAATTGGAAAAAAGAGTAGTACCAAAATTATGTtctaaattaaaacaaaaattaactTGTAAACTTTCTTACAAAAGAGGGCATGTTTAAGTACTAATTGTCTAAACAGAAAACATAACTGACATCACACTTGGGCCATACGAAGATCAAGTAGAAACTATGCAAACAACTGTAAACCCACCATCAACTAATAATTACCAGTTCACGAAAACATATACAAAACCAACTAACAACCACAAATGCAAACAGTCACGGACGGCCTCTTTTCTTTGTCGTCTTGTGTACAAATTTGGTCAAAATCAAAAGCTGCGAAGACTTGACATATTTAAAGAAAAGAGTAGTGCCATGTGTATTTGATTTGATTTCAAGAAAGCCGACCACTTGGAAAAACCATACCTGTAACCATCTCCATTCTTTTCCGCTATCGTCTTCATGTTTGTTACCTCACATCTAATGTTTTGGACTGAAACATCACGGAGGTTGTGAAAAGAAAGAGACAACTCATCGGAAATAGCAGACGGTAAACGCTGAAAGTCACAAAACAAAAAATTGTCAAAGTAATCTAAAACATATGCTTATTACttgaataaaatatataaattttaataatatgaAAACACATACCATTCTGTTCTCGGCGACTTTGGTGAACTCAATGATTGAAATTGTTTTCGACCTTTTCAATGTAGAACGTTTACGGCTAACAGGTGTGGTTTCAGCAACCATAAACTTATCAACAACCACAGATTCGTTTTTGTTTCTAAACTTTGAACGTGTACGATGAGCGATAAGAGACTCATCGGACACCAACATAACTGCTTTACATTTCTGAGTGGCCTAATAagttcaaataaaataataattagttcttttttaagaaataaaattaaaagtaaaaaagttataTAAGATACTATACCTTCCTCTTTATCGGCAAAACAATTTGACCAACATCAACTTTATATTTCGGAATGGTCTAAAACAGGTAAATAAATACATAAGTAACTATCATAATTCGAACAAAATATCGAATCAGAAATACTCACATCAGAAACAACTATGGAGGACAGACTCGGTTCAGAaataaaaatatttgtttttcgtGTAGGATCAACCTATAAAACAAAAGAGTATAAAAATTATTAATATAGAATGAATTAATACATTGAATTATATAATACTTAAGTAATCAGATATATATGGGAGTTATTCTTCGGTATCAAAAATTTGTCCAGGTCCATCTCAAAGTTGCTTTTGTCCTGAAAAAAGGTAAacgtataaataaaaaaaatgtaaagtaATCAACTTAAattcataaaaatataattaaGTAACTGAACCAAAACCTTTAAACTtagattttcatcaacaacaacattTGTTTTCCCCTTCGGATCATCgtaagaaacataaaacattaacggtttaaaatgaaaaaaatataggtaaaacaattcagttaattacaaactcctataaatgaacacaaacttttaAACTTTGATTTTTATCACAAACAACACTTGCTTTGCATATCGGATCGGTTTTTTTATCTCAATCATCTTTGAACTACATATAAGGGAAAAGTGTTTAACAatataataagaataataattaaatttaataaaatacgaAGAAAAAAACAATGACAAAAAATTACATTCTTCTTAAGGTCTTCCATTTCAAGTAGAGATGAGAAAAAGTTATCAAACTTCGAATCATCAATATCCTACACAATTAACAATAAACAAAtgtataaatacaaaaaaaatatttatgatAAGTTTTAATAAATTAGATTAAAATATAGGGGTTTACATTGAACACAGACTCAAAACTTGCCAACTGAAATTTGTCGTCTTCACATTCCACAACAACACTTTCCTGAAAGTCAGTTTCGGCAGTACTACACTTCTCCTTATGTTCGGACtacaaaaaaagataaaaaataacaATGTGTGAAATTCAAGATCTACTTGTAAGCTCGCGTTAATAACTAAATAATAGTATAGATGTATAATTCTAACCGCAATAAccaaatcatcaccatcatcaccatagATGGAGTCATCCAAAACAACTAACTCAACCTTGTTGTTCTGAATTTGAGTACTGGTTTGATGATTAAAGACTGAAAGCTCGAAAATTTTATTTCCAACCATTGAAAAGACAAAGATAGATCGGTTGTCTAAGGCAAGATTGTTTACCATCTTAGAACATCCATGAGTAAAAACACAGCTGTCAGTTAATCCGTCCATCTTAACGTTCCAAAATCTATCTCCTAAATAAAGAGTTGATTGACCACCTTTGAAATTTTTCCCATAAAATTGCCTCCAAAATTCATCAGCCATGACCTGCATAGGCAGTGATagttaaaaattaatttaaaaaccAATATACAGAAAGAAAACATTATTCATCATACTGATTGTATAATATACTACTTACAATAACGTCTTTGTCAGGTGTGATTTTGGATATAAAGCAGTATTGATGAACAAATGATTTAAACACCATTAGAAAgaatgatgattgtccaaatgaCTGAAACATAAGATAGTTATTTTTTTCTTATACAACTATCCCGAACAACTTTGGTGAAGCCATCAGCAAGAACATGGCCAACATCAGTTTTTTCAGTCTTACAAACCATAACTTGTTGCCATCAACAATCTTAACTGAATCTTTGTAAGGTGGTTGGTCTCCCCAAATCATTGAAGCAAAGTCATTAGGTATTTGCTatgagtttaaaaaaaataaaaaaaaaaaagacaaacatcagtttactaaaaatatgattagtattTAGAATACCAATAACCGTACCAAAAATATCTGGTCATCTTCCTgaataagctttaaaaatgaaggactaTTGTTCATTGGATCCATATCTGAAAATTAAATATGAAGGtttttttacaaaattaaacGTTAAAGTATTTAtagaaacacaatcaatattTCTCAATAAGCTTTAAAACTTATCTCAATAGTTTTGTTATTACTGATTCACCCACTATTGTTGGTAGGGTAGCCAATGCAGATGCAACTTGTATTCTTATCTTGAAAATAGAATAATTACTGAGCGAAGTAAAAGAATACAAAAAACTGAAGGAGCCCTATGCAGAGCAAAGTAAACACAAAATTCAAACACCTATTAGTTCATCAAAGCACTTATTCTGCAATCCAAATAAAAAAACTCGGtaaaataagtttaaaatataccttcacattatgttttatatccaagtcaaaacacaaaataatacatTGAAAGAAATTATAAAGCAAGAGAATTCAAGTAATAGAAAtattgaattttgatgttaattacCTTAGCGCTATCCCCTGTAAGCGGAAGAGAATAATCAATTAACAAAGAAACCTTCTTATGTTACTCCATCAATTCTGTCACATTAAAGATGAATTAAGTTAATTGAAAAAGGAATGGCTAAATGGATGAAACACATTAATGGTTTACttccaaatttaaatttaaaaaatgatTGACCtccaaatttaaaatcaaacacattaatggcaaacttcaaaatttaaatttaagataatgattgacttcgaaattaaaaatttaaaatcacacacaataatggtttacttcaaaatataaatttaaaataataattgactatcattataccggatcaaaaaacaccaaaaaacgaTAAAATTAAACTTACCTCTTGTGTTCGAAAAAGATTCAGACTCATGCAGTTGCATAAGTCATCATCAATAAGTTCAAGACATTGACCATATGGAACTTTTCCTTCCCACAATAAGCTTGCAAAATCATACGGTATTTCCTATGAATCGAAACAAAAAACATATAAgcttaaaatttaattttaatgatgtaaaacttatatgtaacaaccaataaatatttttaatatGATTTTGAATAATTTGAATCTAATTAGCTATATAGAAACCAATAATTGTTGATTAAAGTTTATTAAAAATTAGGATAATTAACAATTATACAAAATGAATATAGTCAACttctattttaggtaactttatttaaaaataagccaaatataatttaaatttaaaattactataatatgttggaagatttaatcaaaattatatatagaattttaaattttaaaccacTAACATGTCTTTGTACATTGAACCCACTTAAAAAGGAAATTCAATTAATGCTATTaactccaaatcgtttacttccaTAATATCCTccaaatcaaaattttgaattttaaatcaaGTTATTATCTATCATCTAAATAAGGAAATTATCAGCCAAATATACTAAAAACACATTTGTTGacgtttttaaaaaatattaatatattctTAAAACAGGCTTCTAATAATTAAAACGATATTAGAAAACATACAAATGTTAGCATCTTGAAGGACATAATCATCTAAAATACAGTGAAAGTTCAAAACTCAATTCCGTATCtattattttaatgatttaaagcatATACGGTAAAAaccaataatttttttaatatgattgttgaataatttgaatCTAATTAGTTATATAGAAACCAATAATTGTCGATTAGAGGTTATTAAAAATTAGGATAATTAGCAATTATAAAAAATGAATGTAGTCAACTTCTATTTCaggtaactttatttaaaaataaatcaaatataatttaaatttaaaattactataatatgttggaagaatttaatcaaaattatatataaaactcTAAATTTTAAACCATTAACATGTCTAGGTACATTGAACTCACCTAAAAAGGAAATCCAATTAATGTTATTaactccaaatcgtttacttccatattgtaacacccccaaaaattCCACCttcggaaaccccgcgaggcgtgttacgcatcagagttcgagccaccagtcacattgaaccaatagtaaatatttaaataaatcatgGCATTAATTTACTCCCATAAGTtgtcaacataatattaattctcaaaagttgtgtagcggaagcatgtaataaattGTTTAGCAATTGTTCCATAATAAcgtttaaaaccaaagtatcaAATGTAATTTAaaccaagagcctcgatccatgaccactccagcactcccagatagcaagcttcccaattccaagatacctacgacctgcgagcatgtaacacgtgtatcagacaaagctggcgagttcacagttttagaaaatgtttattacccgttgtgtgtaaaaccgttcaataacccctgcaagtaatattgttaatatctcatttccgaacaatgacggctcacggactgcccttcccacgtactcctatctagtactgggccagactgggtcattagttcacctccgtcctctacaggcacggggtgagggtgccaaacctaagtagcgctactaactaatacccgatgagggacttacaaaagatgataggtgagatcattaaccaatatacccgtttttacccaaagactcatcccctcccatgggatacccactgactgtccccaaccactgggacgcatgctcgaatgtagtgaactcacctcgATTTGCTCGGTAGGACTAGTTACGTACTCAATGTTGCACAACCAAGTCCTAATATAGTTAACAGTAACAATTAGTCATGCGCACAAGTAATCACGTATTTAACACACATTTAAACAGATAACTCATAAGGAAACACGTATCGACATTCACACGAGTCTCTATAGTGAGTCGTATTTTGTGACAGCCTACCAACATCGTATGCTCCATAAAAAGGGTGCGGCCCAGTTTATTATTTAGATATGTACGGCCCGATCTCAATCTGTGAGCCTACGGCCCAGCTGAACACATAAAACCCAATGCAACCAAACCCACCCCTGCCCACTAACATATAACCATATATACTTTAGCAATTCACTAATTTATCTACTGACAGTTAGTAAAATCAACATGTAGATGAGGACCACATGCCCCaagatattatttttatataattgtttAACGAATACAATATTCCATCTGATTAATTAATCACAACATACCATAGCCTTATCATCACTAAATGACCTATCTTATTGGTTCGACTTTATGAAGGTTCCATATTCATGTAAGTAGTTTAATCATTTCAATACCTCAACAGAACCCTATGACTTCTAACCACTCGGTTTCATCAAGCATAAATCTCATCTATGTTTTGCATTAACAGTAATACAAGCAATTCATAATACATCAGATCTTTATCATCACACAAGTCTTGCACTTATATAACTCTATCCCACAAACCTATTAGCATGCAATCTCCTTCCATATATATTCTGTTCAATATCGATAGAAACCGTTTAATCGCATCACCCACGATATTCCCGATTTACAAGATCAACATACTGAATGTAAACAACTGACCGAGGAATGTTGAGGGCAACAAGAAGAACACTGCCCGATGTTGCTGCTGCTTCGCACGAGCTGCCGCTCCGGCAGTTGTCGGCTCCGCCGCCACCTGCATCCCGGCTTCGGTTTTCGGTTTTGGCAGCTCCTCCGTCGGCCTATATCCCTGCTCCCTAACCCCGCCATCATCGTCTTCCTTCTTCTGCTAGTACTGTCGTCGAGGTCGTGGAGAAAAGATCGAAGTGGGTGTGTGGTGGTCGGAGCGAGGTGTGCCGGAGTCTCCTATCACCAAACGTGAAGGAGAAACAGGGAGCAAAAGCTTGTAGGTTTCGCGTCGGAATCCCATCGTTGGCTGGAGGAATAAAAAGGGTTGTTGTTGTCGGCTGAAAAGGGACAAGTGGATTTAGGGTTTTCATTTGTAAAGACTGAGTGTGCATTTCCCATGCAACTCGTAAACAAAACTAAAAGGAGGTGGGCCGCATTCCATTTGGGCTGCACGAGATCGGCCATGAGTCCAAATAAACATCTAAGGTGTGAGAGTGTGTGGCCGACATACGAGGGGCCCTTTGACCAAGTAGTTTATGTTCGCGGCTCGAAATAATAATCATTCGAGAGTTATCGGTTCACTAGCATTTGGTATAACTCTATTTTAGTCGAACATCTTGGCACCATTTAACCATAGATCACCCCATGAAGATTTCGTATTGACGGCTCATTAATCAACTCAAGAACTCATCTATTGCATTAATTCAGTGTTTGCATGTGAATAATAGTTAGTGGTTCACCATGTGAGAATCATAACATTAAAACGGTCCAATGAGACTTTATTGATTAATCATCATTGTCAGGGCCATGCTGCGAGTAAATGTTACTACTAATCATCTAACAACTCACTAAGCAGTCCAAACACAATAACTATTTCAATCATTCACATATCGCACTCATGATACGCCACAAAACGAATCGTGACAACAAGTTATACCTGGAATAAAACCTTGAGAtttagggttgtcacatcatccccaacttgaaagaaatttcgtcccgaaattttataaGCAACTCAAAGAAGTGAAGTGACAAATCAAGATTATTGcagattttcctcaggtgccacatcatccccaacttgaagaggaatttcgtcccgaaattcactagttttACCAGCATTAGATCGGTCATTAGGATGGAGTTGAGGATATTTGAGCTTCATccgatcctcgcgttcccacgtgaactccggccCACGTCTTGAGTTTCGACGAACTCTCACAGTCATGATACGACTATGTTAACGAACCCTGGCTTCCGGGTCCCTGTGTTCGATAAATTCCTCCAGTAACGGTATCACACGTTCTTTATCAGACAGCCATTGCCTTAGATACAAAACATAATTGACATTACTTATATTACCCGATTCGTCAGGTAGCTCGAGTTTGTAGGTTACGCTACCGATTCTTCCCAGACTGTTGGATGGTCCATCGCGACGTCAGTTAAGCTTGCCATGCTTCTCAAGCattccacaccctcccagggtgagactttcaacgtGATACGACCGCCTACAACGATCTTCCAGCGCTTCCCGAGTTTATCAGCTTTCCTGATAGTCGCGCGTGGCCGCCAATCGTCTCCCACTCCAAACAACCTCCCCAAGGGTTTCGAGTACTAGTCCCAGACCAGTAATTAAAACTCAGATGGTTAGGATATCGAGGTCCGTGTGCTTCgcctgcaccagttccctaaTGCTGCTGTATAGTGAGATCCCTATTCGTTCCAGGAAGTAGCAAACATCGCCccacctgccaaaggttgctcccccatgccccgcatgggttaatCTTGAGAATTATATTCCTTCAGTTCTTCCGTTTGGGCAAGGCAGGTCTGATCAGGTGTGTTAGAGTCGATAGTAGGCTGCAAAGCTCGTGTACGTCCAGGTTTCACGGTCGTAATTGTCCAATAGCTCCATCCAGCGATGTTGTTACACGTTTAGCTCCTTCGAAACAGGGGTATACGGGAGACCCTTGTGATCGGTCGAAGTAATGCattttgg comes from the Helianthus annuus cultivar XRQ/B chromosome 4, HanXRQr2.0-SUNRISE, whole genome shotgun sequence genome and includes:
- the LOC118491408 gene encoding uncharacterized protein LOC118491408 encodes the protein MVFKSFVHQYCFISKITPDKDVIVMADEFWRQFYGKNFKGGQSTLYLGDRFWNVKMDGLTDSCVFTHGCSKMVNNLALDNRSIFVFSMVGNKIFELSVFNHQTSTQIQNNKVELVVLDDSIYGDDGDDLVIASEHKEKCSTAETDFQESVVVECEDDKFQLASFESVFNDIDDSKFDNFFSSLLEMEDLKKNFKDD